The following proteins are co-located in the Gorilla gorilla gorilla isolate KB3781 chromosome 7, NHGRI_mGorGor1-v2.1_pri, whole genome shotgun sequence genome:
- the PRDM14 gene encoding PR domain zinc finger protein 14 has translation MALPRPSEAVPQDKVCYPPESSPQNLAAYYTPFPAYGHYRNSLATVEEDFQPFRQLEAAASAAPAMPPFPFRMAPPLLSPGLGLPREPLYDLPWYSKLPPWYPIPHVPREVPPFLSSSHEYTGASSEDLGHQIIGGDNESGPCCGPDTLIPPPPADASLLPEGLRISQLLPCSPSKQSEDGPKPSNQEEKSPARFQFTEEDLHFVLYGVTPSLEHPASLHHAISGLLVPPDSSGSDSLPQTLDKDSLQLPEGLCLMQTVFGEVPHFGVFCSSFIAKGVRFGPFQGKVVNASEVKTYGDNSVMWEIFEDGHLSHFIDGKGGTGNWMSYVNCARFPKEQNLVAVQCQGHIFYESCKEIHQNQELLVWYGDCYEKFLDIPVSLQVTEPGKQPSGPSEESAEGYRCERCGKVFTYKYYRDKHLKYTPCVDKGDRKFPCSLCKRSFEKRDRLRIHILHVHEKHRPHKCSTCGKCFSQSSSLNKHMRVHSGDRPYQCVYCTKRFTASSILRTHIRQHSGEKPFKCKYCGKSFASHAAHDSHVRRSHKEDDGCSCSICGKIFSDQETFYSHMKFHEDY, from the exons ATGGCTCTACCCCGGCCAAGTGAGGCCGTGCCTCAGGACAAGGTGTGCTACCCGCCGGAGAGCAGCCCGCAGAACCTGGCCGCGTACTACACGCCTTTCCCGGCCTATGGACACTACAGAAACAGCCTGGCCACCGTGGAGGAAGACTTCCAACCTTTCCGGCAGCTGGAGGCCGCAGCGTCTGCTGCCCCCGCCATGCCCCCCTTCCCCTTCCGGATGGCGCCTCCCTTGCTGAGCCCGGGTCTGGGTCTACCGAGGGAGCCTCTCTACGATCTGCCCTGGTACAGCAAGCTGCCACCGTGGTACCCAATTCCCCACGTCCCCAGGGAAGTGCCGCCCTTCCTGAGCAGCAGCCACGAGTACACGGGTGCCAGCAGTGAAGATCTGGGCCACCAAATCATTGGTGGCGACAACGAGAGTGGCCCGTGTTGTGGACCTGACACTTTAATTCCACCGCCCCCTGCGGATGCTTCTCTGTTACCTGAGGGGCTGAGGATCTCCCAGTTATTACCTTGCTCACCCAGCAAGCAGTCAGAGGATGGTCCCAAACCCTCCAACCAAGAAGAGAAGTCCCCTGCTCGGTTCCAGTTCACGGAGGAGGACCTGCACTTCGTTCTGTACGGGGTCACTCCCAGCCTGGAGCACCCAGCCAGCCTGCACCATGCGATTTCAGGCCTCCTGGTCCCCCCAGACAGCTCTG GATCTGATTCTCTTCCTCAAACTCTGGATAAAGACTCCCTTCAACTTCCAGAAG GTCTATGCCTCATGCAGACGGTGTTTGGTGAAGTCCCACATTTTGGTGTGTTCTGCAGTAGTTTTATTGCCAAAGGAGTCAGGTTTGGGCCCTTTCAAGGTAAAGTGGTCAACGCCAGTGAAGTGAAGACCTACGGAGACAATTCTGTGATGTGGGAG ATCTTTGAAGATGGTCATTTGAGCCACTTTATAGATGGAAAAGGAGGTACGGGGAACTGGATGTCCTATGTCAACTGTGCCCGCTTCCCCAAGGAGCAGAACCTAGTTGCTGTGCAGTGTCAAGGGCATATATTTTATGAGAGCTGCAAAGAGATCCATCAGAACCAAGAGCTCCTTGTGTGGTATGGAGACTGCTATGAGAAATTTCTGGATATTCCTGTGAGCCTTCAGGTCACAGAGCCAGGGAAGCAGCCATCTGGGCCCTCTGAAG AGTCTGCAGAAGGCTACAGATGTGAAAGATGTGGGAAGGTATTTACCTACAAATATTACAGAGATAAGCACCTCAAGTACACCCCCTGTGTGGACAAGGGCGATAGGAAATTTCCCTGTTCTCTCTGCAAACGATCCTTTGAGAAGCGGGACCGGCTTCGGATCCACATTCTTCATGTTCATGAGAAGCACCGGCCTCACAAG TGTTCTACATGTGGGAAATGTTTCTCTCAGTCTTCCAGCCTAAACAAACACATGCGAGTCCACTCTGGAGACAGACCATACCAATGTGTGTATTGTACTAAG AGGTTCACTGCCTCCAGCATACTCCGCACACACATCAGGCAGCACTCCGGGGAGAAGCCCTTCAAATGCAAGTACTGTGGTAAATCTTTTGCATCCCATGCTGCCCATGACAGCCATGTCCGGCGTTCACACAAGGAGGATGATGGCTGCTCATGCAGCATCTGTGGGAAAATCTTCTCAGATCAAGAAACATTCTACTCCCACATGAAGTTTCATGAAGACTACTAG